The following coding sequences lie in one Isoptericola variabilis 225 genomic window:
- a CDS encoding NAD(P)H-quinone dehydrogenase has translation MPTANTTPQDTTAATLTTEPSEVVAEPGHHVVVVGGGPGGYEAALVARRLGARVTVVERQGLGGAAVLTDVVPSKTLIATAEWLTIAESATELGIRSGTLGDATAPPASEARRHLVDLQAVNSRLVALAAAQSADIRARLEREGVTVLAGTGRLDGPSKVVVDGEDGSTTALDADTILLALGATPRTLPTAVPDGERILTWTQLYNLTELPERLIVVGSGVTGAEFAGAYQTLGSDVVLVSSRDRVLPGEDMDAAELLEGVFRARGMTVLSRSRAASAERTADGVAVTLADGRVVEGSHVLIAVGAVPSTRGIGLEEAGVRLTESGHVEVDKVSRTSVRGIYAAGDCTGVLPLASVAAMQGRTAMAHALGDAVAPLQLGTVAANIFTAPEIATVGYSEERLRSQGSRYVTTTLPLARNPRAKMHGMRDGFVKLFAHPEAGVVLGGVVVAPRASELVFPITLAVSHRLTVDDVANAFTVYPSLTGSIAEAARVLHGQLTGR, from the coding sequence GTGCCCACCGCGAACACCACACCCCAGGACACGACCGCCGCGACCCTGACGACCGAGCCGTCCGAGGTGGTGGCCGAGCCCGGGCACCACGTCGTCGTGGTCGGGGGCGGCCCCGGGGGCTACGAGGCCGCGCTCGTCGCCCGCCGCCTCGGTGCCCGCGTCACCGTCGTCGAGCGGCAGGGGCTCGGCGGCGCGGCCGTGCTGACCGACGTCGTGCCCTCCAAGACGCTCATCGCGACCGCCGAGTGGCTCACCATCGCCGAGAGCGCGACCGAGCTCGGCATCCGGTCCGGCACGCTCGGCGACGCCACCGCCCCGCCCGCGTCCGAGGCGCGCCGGCACCTCGTGGACCTCCAGGCCGTCAACTCCCGGCTCGTCGCGCTCGCGGCGGCGCAGTCGGCCGACATCCGCGCCCGGCTCGAGCGCGAGGGCGTCACGGTGCTGGCCGGTACGGGCCGCCTCGACGGCCCGTCGAAGGTCGTCGTCGACGGCGAGGACGGCTCGACGACGGCCCTCGACGCCGACACGATCCTGCTCGCGCTCGGCGCCACCCCGCGCACGCTGCCCACCGCGGTGCCCGACGGCGAGCGCATCCTCACCTGGACCCAGCTGTACAACCTCACGGAGCTGCCCGAGCGGCTGATCGTCGTCGGCTCGGGCGTCACGGGCGCGGAGTTCGCCGGCGCCTACCAGACGCTCGGGTCCGACGTCGTGCTCGTCTCCTCGCGCGACCGCGTCCTGCCCGGGGAGGACATGGACGCGGCCGAGCTGCTCGAGGGCGTGTTCCGCGCGCGCGGCATGACGGTGCTCTCGCGCTCGCGCGCGGCGTCGGCCGAGCGCACCGCGGACGGGGTGGCCGTGACGCTCGCCGACGGTCGCGTCGTCGAGGGCTCGCACGTGCTCATCGCGGTCGGCGCCGTGCCGTCCACCCGCGGCATCGGCCTCGAGGAGGCGGGCGTGCGGCTGACCGAGTCGGGGCACGTCGAGGTCGACAAGGTCTCGCGCACCTCGGTGCGCGGCATCTACGCGGCGGGCGACTGCACCGGGGTGCTGCCGCTCGCGTCCGTCGCGGCCATGCAGGGCCGCACCGCGATGGCGCACGCGCTCGGCGACGCCGTCGCGCCGCTGCAGCTCGGGACGGTCGCGGCGAACATCTTCACCGCGCCGGAGATCGCGACCGTCGGGTACAGCGAGGAGCGGCTGCGCTCGCAGGGCTCGCGCTACGTGACGACGACGCTGCCGCTCGCGCGCAACCCGCGCGCCAAGATGCACGGCATGCGCGACGGCTTCGTCAAGCTCTTCGCCCACCCCGAGGCCGGCGTGGTGCTCGGCGGCGTCGTCGTGGCGCCGCGCGCGAGCGAGCTCGTCTTCCCCATCACGCTCGCGGTCTCGCACCGGCTCACGGTCGACGACGTCGCGAACGCGTTCACGGTCTACCCCTCGCTCACGGGCTCGATCGCCGAGGCCGCGCGCGTGCTGCACGGGCAGCTCACCGGGCGCTGA